A part of Arthrobacter dokdonellae genomic DNA contains:
- a CDS encoding VIT1/CCC1 transporter family protein codes for MKRADDLGTRPRLPRTAEIAQRLNWLRAGVLGANDGIVSVAAVVVGVAGATAFTGPILTAGMAALVGGAISMALGEYVSVSSQRDSQHSMIEEKRRDLAQQPSLNLAGLATLYEEKGLSRDTAALVARELTDHDALRAHLSAELNLAEDDVVSPWHAAFASAIAFTLGAVLPMLAILLPPAGARVPVTFVVVLAALGITGWIGATIGGGSKPRAASRVVLGGALALAATFGIGSLLGASGLVG; via the coding sequence ATGAAGCGAGCAGATGATTTGGGGACCCGGCCGCGCCTGCCGCGCACAGCCGAGATTGCCCAGCGGCTGAACTGGCTGCGTGCCGGCGTGCTCGGCGCCAACGACGGCATCGTCTCCGTCGCCGCCGTGGTGGTCGGCGTCGCCGGGGCGACGGCGTTCACCGGCCCCATCCTCACCGCCGGCATGGCCGCATTGGTAGGCGGCGCGATCTCCATGGCCCTGGGCGAGTACGTGTCCGTCAGCAGCCAGCGGGACAGCCAACACTCCATGATTGAGGAAAAGCGCCGGGATCTGGCGCAGCAGCCCTCCCTGAACCTGGCCGGGCTGGCCACCCTTTACGAGGAAAAGGGACTCTCCCGGGACACCGCGGCACTGGTGGCGCGCGAACTCACGGACCACGATGCCCTGCGTGCACACCTGTCCGCCGAGCTCAACCTCGCCGAAGACGACGTCGTCAGCCCTTGGCATGCCGCCTTCGCCTCCGCCATCGCGTTCACGCTGGGCGCCGTGCTGCCCATGCTGGCCATCCTGCTCCCGCCGGCCGGCGCGCGCGTCCCGGTGACCTTTGTGGTGGTCCTGGCGGCGCTCGGCATTACCGGCTGGATCGGCGCCACGATCGGAGGCGGCTCCAAGCCGCGGGCCGCCTCCAGGGTGGTGCTCGGGGGCGCGCTGGCGTTGGCCGCCACCTTTGGAATCGGCAGCCTGCTGGGCGCCAGCGGCCTGGTGGGTTGA
- a CDS encoding DUF4439 domain-containing protein gives MTNSACPAEPAKGPSGNPAPRKSGRPLRTGPRRASLPAGAPATASGAPALLVFGGDGLLVRSPAAIDSAGWPAPEDTATSIPDDAGTPLSAPPAPSAPSAPPAPSAPAAVSQSSNETGAEPDADAGTAPQRVPAPGPEVGSGPLTRRARRLADDDSPAAAVVPGIAAESNAPALAPSASPPVSRRRGRVRARLRGLLFLLLIGAIVLGLGTVVPATDADAGASATEVNREAARAQTAVLLTQARTARDTEKDPAARALLAQGAGDLAVQLAALGGAGPEAAAPEAATSPVAKGITTAGFAQALGGSAGTLLADALTADAALGRTFAAAGTNRLLLASALDNRLGRAAPASTYLPAAVQPVPAAPATCKNTREPQDGANVDTALSAASRAEQKAVYAYQVAGSRLAEPGLSRAVELAAVHENSLELLNDGLARRCLPTVAAVPGFALSRDFTQAPAAALAQLEGELALVYGDLAALSAPAAGPPTAAPATNAAPKPAAAAARVTGLRELAVAGLVESASLQREWGGGLDALPGLATTSQTAAPTVPSSASAG, from the coding sequence GTGACCAATTCCGCCTGCCCCGCCGAACCCGCGAAGGGCCCCTCCGGGAATCCTGCGCCCAGAAAGTCGGGCCGGCCGCTGCGGACAGGCCCCCGGCGCGCGTCCCTGCCTGCCGGCGCCCCCGCCACGGCGTCCGGCGCCCCGGCGCTCCTGGTGTTTGGCGGCGACGGCCTGCTTGTCCGTTCCCCGGCCGCCATTGATTCGGCTGGCTGGCCGGCCCCGGAAGACACGGCCACCAGCATCCCGGACGACGCCGGCACCCCCCTTTCGGCGCCACCCGCACCTTCCGCGCCTTCGGCGCCACCCGCACCTTCCGCGCCTGCCGCTGTGAGTCAGTCAAGCAACGAGACCGGTGCGGAACCGGATGCGGACGCCGGGACCGCGCCACAGCGCGTGCCGGCCCCCGGGCCCGAAGTCGGGTCCGGGCCATTGACCCGGCGTGCCAGGCGGCTGGCCGACGACGACAGCCCGGCAGCCGCCGTCGTTCCCGGGATTGCCGCGGAAAGCAATGCCCCTGCCCTCGCACCATCAGCTTCTCCCCCGGTTTCAAGGCGGCGCGGCCGCGTGCGGGCGCGGCTGCGCGGATTGTTGTTTCTGCTCCTCATTGGCGCCATTGTTCTGGGCCTGGGAACGGTGGTCCCCGCCACCGATGCCGACGCCGGTGCGTCCGCGACCGAAGTCAACCGGGAAGCAGCCCGGGCCCAGACGGCGGTGCTGCTGACGCAGGCCCGCACGGCCCGCGACACCGAAAAGGACCCCGCAGCCAGGGCACTGCTGGCCCAAGGCGCCGGCGACCTGGCGGTCCAACTTGCCGCACTCGGCGGCGCCGGGCCCGAAGCCGCGGCGCCGGAAGCCGCCACGTCGCCTGTCGCCAAGGGCATCACTACGGCGGGATTCGCGCAGGCACTCGGCGGCAGCGCCGGCACCCTCCTGGCCGACGCCTTGACCGCCGACGCCGCCCTGGGCAGGACGTTTGCCGCCGCCGGCACGAACAGGCTGCTGCTCGCCTCCGCCCTGGACAACCGCCTGGGCAGGGCAGCCCCCGCGTCGACGTACCTGCCCGCAGCCGTGCAGCCGGTTCCGGCCGCCCCCGCCACCTGCAAGAACACGCGGGAACCACAGGACGGGGCCAACGTGGACACGGCCCTCTCCGCCGCATCCCGGGCCGAGCAAAAGGCCGTCTACGCATACCAGGTGGCCGGTTCCCGCCTGGCCGAGCCAGGTTTGAGCCGGGCCGTGGAACTGGCCGCCGTCCACGAAAACAGCCTGGAACTCCTCAATGACGGGCTGGCCCGGCGCTGCCTGCCGACCGTGGCGGCGGTGCCGGGATTCGCCCTATCCCGGGACTTCACGCAAGCGCCGGCGGCAGCACTGGCGCAGCTGGAAGGCGAGCTTGCCCTGGTCTACGGAGACCTGGCCGCGCTCAGTGCGCCAGCAGCCGGCCCCCCGACAGCCGCCCCCGCCACGAACGCGGCCCCGAAACCGGCGGCTGCCGCCGCCCGTGTGACCGGACTGCGGGAATTGGCCGTGGCCGGACTGGTGGAATCCGCCAGCCTGCAGCGCGAATGGGGCGGTGGCCTGGACGCCCTGCCGGGCCTTGCAACTACCTCGCAGACCGCCGCCCCGACCGTGCCGTCCTCCGCATCGGCCGGCTGA
- the rimP gene encoding ribosome maturation factor RimP, which produces MAKPERSKSARRSGNVHSIVDPVAEAQRLTALLAPVVSAAGLYLEDVSVQMAGAHRTVSVVVDLPETETGGVGLDAIAAVSKSLSDAMDADPDDDAPPYTLEISSPGATRPLTEPRHWRRALGRMVKVNAVGRENLVGRILAVDDDGVQLLPELPVKKGMKAKQGEPEKVLFSAIRRGVVEIEFARLEEAELDLEFEPTGGDAVDGEES; this is translated from the coding sequence ATGGCCAAGCCGGAGAGGTCGAAATCGGCCCGACGCTCGGGGAACGTTCACTCGATCGTCGACCCCGTCGCCGAAGCGCAGAGGCTGACCGCCCTGCTGGCGCCCGTTGTTTCCGCGGCCGGCCTGTACTTGGAGGACGTTTCGGTACAAATGGCCGGTGCCCACCGCACCGTTTCCGTGGTGGTCGACCTGCCCGAAACCGAAACCGGCGGTGTTGGCCTGGACGCCATCGCCGCGGTTTCGAAGTCGCTGTCCGACGCCATGGACGCCGACCCCGACGACGACGCCCCGCCCTACACCCTGGAAATCTCCTCCCCGGGTGCCACTCGTCCCCTGACGGAACCACGGCACTGGCGTCGTGCCCTGGGCCGCATGGTCAAGGTCAACGCCGTCGGCCGGGAAAACCTGGTGGGACGCATCCTGGCCGTGGACGACGACGGCGTCCAGCTGCTGCCGGAACTTCCCGTGAAAAAGGGGATGAAGGCCAAGCAGGGGGAACCTGAAAAAGTGTTGTTTTCAGCGATCCGACGTGGCGTTGTGGAAATAGAGTTTGCTCGCCTGGAAGAGGCCGAGCTTGATTTGGAATTTGAACCGACCGGCGGCGACGCTGTCGACGGAGAGGAAAGCTGA
- the nusA gene encoding transcription termination factor NusA has protein sequence MDIDMSALRILEREREIPLDLLIPTIEQALLMAYHKTPGAIEQARAELDRKSGHVTIWAAELDEDGERIGEFDDTPAGFGRIAASTARQIILQRLRDVEDDNVLGEFRGKEGELVAGQIQQGNNPNMIQVNLGTVEGVLPPNEQVPGESYRHGNRLRAFVVDVHRGLKGPSITLSRSHPGLVRKLFEMEVPEIADNTVEIVALAREAGHRTKMAVKANKAGVNAKGACIGEMGSRVRAVMTELNDEKIDIVDFNDDPATFIASSLSPSKVISVTIVDAAARSARVVVPDYQLSLAIGKEGQNARLAAKLTGWRIDISSDAAAE, from the coding sequence ATGGACATTGATATGAGCGCGTTGCGAATACTGGAGCGCGAACGTGAAATCCCTCTCGATCTGCTGATCCCCACCATCGAGCAGGCACTGCTCATGGCCTACCACAAGACCCCCGGAGCCATCGAGCAGGCCCGCGCCGAGCTGGACCGCAAGAGCGGCCACGTCACCATCTGGGCTGCCGAGCTGGACGAGGACGGGGAGCGGATCGGCGAATTTGACGACACCCCCGCAGGGTTCGGCCGCATCGCCGCCAGCACCGCGCGCCAAATCATCCTCCAGCGCCTGCGCGACGTCGAGGATGACAACGTCTTGGGCGAATTCCGCGGCAAGGAGGGCGAGCTGGTCGCCGGCCAGATCCAGCAGGGCAACAACCCAAACATGATCCAGGTCAACCTGGGCACCGTCGAAGGTGTGTTGCCGCCCAACGAGCAGGTCCCCGGGGAAAGCTACCGGCACGGCAACCGCCTGCGCGCATTCGTTGTGGACGTGCACCGTGGCCTTAAGGGCCCGTCCATCACGCTGTCCCGCTCGCACCCGGGGCTGGTCCGCAAGCTCTTCGAAATGGAAGTCCCGGAGATCGCGGACAACACCGTGGAAATCGTGGCACTGGCCCGCGAGGCAGGGCACCGCACCAAGATGGCCGTCAAGGCCAACAAGGCCGGTGTCAACGCCAAGGGCGCCTGCATCGGCGAAATGGGTTCACGCGTCCGCGCCGTCATGACGGAACTGAACGATGAAAAGATCGACATTGTCGACTTCAACGACGATCCAGCCACTTTCATCGCCAGTTCCCTGTCCCCTTCGAAGGTGATTTCGGTCACCATCGTCGATGCGGCCGCCCGCTCGGCACGTGTGGTGGTCCCTGATTATCAGCTGTCCCTGGCCATCGGCAAGGAGGGGCAGAACGCCCGCCTGGCCGCCAAGCTCACCGGCTGGCGCATCGACATCAGCTCCGACGCCGCCGCTGAATAG
- a CDS encoding YlxR family protein: MLGIAQLVKNAVRAGGPAPDFTGAVRTCIGCRQTAARDQLVRLVRTASGSGEPEALVDLRRRMPGRGAWLHPSPDCLRLAVKRHAIGRALPGITNAGELVDQLAGLSGDGIQPLRTDIVPL; encoded by the coding sequence GTGTTAGGCATCGCGCAGTTGGTAAAGAACGCTGTCAGAGCAGGGGGCCCCGCCCCCGACTTTACCGGAGCTGTACGGACCTGCATTGGCTGCAGGCAGACCGCCGCCCGGGATCAACTGGTACGGCTTGTAAGGACAGCCAGCGGATCCGGTGAACCGGAAGCGCTGGTTGATTTACGACGTCGTATGCCTGGCCGGGGAGCGTGGCTGCACCCCAGCCCGGACTGTTTGCGGTTGGCTGTCAAACGCCATGCCATTGGGCGGGCCCTTCCGGGCATCACCAATGCAGGCGAACTTGTTGACCAGCTTGCAGGCCTGTCAGGAGACGGCATCCAGCCACTACGAACCGACATTGTCCCTTTGTGA
- the infB gene encoding translation initiation factor IF-2, with amino-acid sequence MAKARVHELAKELGITSKEAVSKLQELGEFVRSASSTIEAPVVKKLRDAFPVAPKTAESKPAPAAPAQTKPSGAPAAATSAAPAAAPGQKAAAPSKPAGPAAAAPAAPAAPAAPAPSAPAPSAPAPSAPAPSAPAPSAPAPAASAGHAAAGPRPGNNPFASSQGMPRSGRPERGENRDGNRAPRPAGSGGGAGGPRPGNNPFATSQGMPRPGAPRSAEAGTGGPRPGGPRPGAPRPGAPRPAGAPGSGGPRPGAPRPGGARPTPGMMPNRTERPAAPGRGNDRPGGAGRGRPGAPGSTPGGAPGGAPAGGGFGKGGRGRGGTQGAFGKGGAGRGKQRKSKRAKRQELEQMSAPSLGGVSVPRGDGNTVVRLRRGSSITDFADKIEANPAALVTVLFHLGEMATATQSLDEDTFALLGEELGYKVQVVSPEDEERELLSSFDIDFEAELEAEGDEDLEVRPPVVTVMGHVDHGKTRLLDAIRKSDVVADEHGGITQHIGAYQIVHDHEGIPREITFIDTPGHEAFTAMRARGAKVTDIAILVVAADDGVMPQTVEALNHAQAANVPIVVAVNKIDKDTANPEKIRGQLTEYGLVPEEYGGDTMFVDVSARNNINIEELLEAVLLTADAALDMRANPNKDARGIAIEANLDKGRGSVATVLVQSGTLHVGDTIVAGTAHGRVRAMFDENGDGITEAGPSRPVQVLGLSNVPRAGDTFFVTGDERTARQIAEKREAADRNAALAKRRKRISLEDFDQAVAEGKVDTLNLILKGDVSGAVEALEDSLLKIDVGEGVQLRVIHRGVGAITQNDVNLATVDNAIIIGFNVKPAERVAELADREGVDMRFYSVIYGAIDDIELALKGMLKPEYEEVQLGTAEIREVFRSSKFGNIAGSIVRSGIIRRNAKARVLRGGKVVGDKLTVDSLKRFKDDATEVRTDFECGIGLGSFNDLQVEDIIETFEMREKPRA; translated from the coding sequence GTGGCCAAGGCCCGCGTACACGAGCTTGCAAAAGAGCTCGGCATCACCTCAAAAGAAGCAGTGAGCAAACTGCAGGAACTGGGCGAATTCGTTCGCTCGGCATCCTCCACCATTGAGGCCCCCGTCGTGAAGAAGCTTCGCGACGCATTCCCCGTCGCCCCGAAGACGGCGGAGTCCAAACCAGCCCCTGCGGCGCCCGCCCAGACCAAGCCGTCGGGAGCCCCTGCCGCAGCAACCTCGGCGGCACCGGCGGCAGCGCCCGGCCAGAAGGCTGCCGCACCGTCCAAGCCGGCCGGACCCGCCGCCGCTGCCCCCGCGGCGCCTGCCGCACCCGCCGCCCCGGCACCTTCCGCCCCGGCACCTTCCGCCCCGGCACCTTCCGCTCCGGCACCTTCCGCTCCGGCACCTTCCGCTCCGGCACCTGCTGCTTCGGCAGGCCACGCCGCCGCCGGACCGCGCCCGGGCAACAATCCATTCGCCTCCTCGCAGGGCATGCCGCGGTCCGGGCGCCCCGAGCGTGGCGAGAACCGTGACGGCAACCGCGCCCCGCGACCGGCTGGCTCCGGCGGAGGCGCCGGCGGCCCGCGTCCAGGAAACAACCCGTTTGCCACCTCGCAGGGCATGCCCCGTCCGGGTGCCCCGCGCAGCGCCGAGGCAGGCACCGGTGGACCCCGTCCGGGTGGCCCGCGCCCCGGTGCGCCCCGTCCGGGCGCTCCCCGTCCCGCTGGAGCCCCCGGTTCCGGTGGACCCCGTCCGGGTGCACCGCGCCCCGGCGGTGCACGGCCCACCCCGGGCATGATGCCCAACCGCACCGAGCGCCCCGCGGCTCCCGGCCGCGGCAACGACCGTCCCGGCGGCGCCGGGCGCGGCCGTCCCGGCGCGCCCGGCTCCACGCCGGGCGGCGCACCGGGCGGCGCTCCCGCCGGTGGTGGCTTTGGCAAGGGCGGCCGCGGCCGCGGCGGCACCCAGGGCGCCTTCGGCAAGGGCGGCGCGGGCCGTGGCAAGCAGCGCAAGTCGAAGCGTGCCAAGCGCCAGGAACTGGAGCAGATGAGCGCTCCGTCCCTGGGCGGCGTCAGCGTACCCCGTGGCGACGGCAACACCGTGGTGCGCCTGCGTCGCGGTTCCTCCATCACGGACTTTGCCGACAAGATTGAGGCGAACCCGGCGGCACTGGTGACAGTGCTCTTCCACCTGGGTGAAATGGCCACGGCCACCCAGTCCCTGGACGAGGACACCTTCGCCCTGCTGGGCGAGGAGCTGGGCTACAAGGTCCAGGTCGTTTCCCCCGAGGACGAAGAGCGCGAGCTGCTCAGCAGCTTCGACATCGACTTCGAGGCCGAGCTGGAAGCCGAAGGCGACGAGGACCTTGAGGTCCGCCCGCCGGTTGTCACGGTCATGGGCCACGTGGACCACGGTAAGACCCGCCTGCTCGATGCCATCCGCAAGTCGGACGTTGTTGCCGACGAACACGGCGGCATCACCCAGCACATCGGTGCCTACCAGATCGTGCACGATCATGAAGGCATCCCGCGTGAGATCACCTTCATTGACACCCCCGGCCACGAGGCGTTCACCGCCATGCGTGCCCGTGGTGCCAAGGTCACCGACATCGCCATCCTGGTGGTTGCCGCGGACGACGGCGTCATGCCCCAGACCGTTGAGGCCCTCAACCACGCCCAGGCCGCCAATGTGCCGATCGTGGTTGCGGTCAACAAGATCGACAAGGACACGGCGAACCCGGAGAAGATCCGCGGCCAGCTGACCGAGTACGGCCTGGTGCCCGAGGAATACGGTGGCGACACCATGTTCGTGGACGTCTCCGCCCGCAACAACATCAACATCGAGGAACTCCTCGAAGCGGTGTTGCTGACGGCCGACGCAGCCCTGGACATGCGCGCCAACCCGAACAAGGACGCCCGAGGCATCGCCATTGAAGCGAACCTGGACAAGGGCCGCGGTTCCGTGGCCACCGTCCTGGTGCAGTCCGGCACCCTGCATGTCGGGGACACGATCGTCGCGGGCACCGCCCACGGCCGCGTCCGTGCCATGTTCGACGAGAACGGCGACGGCATCACCGAGGCCGGGCCGTCGCGTCCGGTCCAGGTCCTGGGCCTGTCCAACGTGCCACGGGCAGGTGACACGTTCTTCGTCACCGGCGACGAGCGGACAGCCCGCCAGATCGCTGAAAAGCGTGAAGCTGCCGACCGCAACGCCGCACTGGCCAAGCGGCGCAAGCGCATCAGCCTGGAAGACTTCGACCAGGCCGTCGCGGAGGGCAAGGTGGACACGCTCAACCTCATCCTCAAGGGCGACGTCTCCGGTGCCGTGGAGGCCCTGGAAGACTCGCTGCTCAAGATCGACGTCGGCGAAGGCGTGCAGCTGCGCGTCATCCACCGCGGCGTGGGTGCCATCACGCAGAACGACGTCAACCTGGCCACGGTGGACAACGCCATCATCATCGGCTTCAACGTCAAGCCGGCCGAGCGCGTTGCCGAACTGGCCGACCGCGAGGGCGTCGACATGCGCTTCTACTCGGTCATCTACGGCGCCATCGATGACATTGAGCTGGCCCTGAAGGGCATGCTCAAGCCTGAATACGAGGAAGTCCAGCTGGGCACCGCGGAAATCCGCGAAGTGTTCCGTTCCTCCAAGTTCGGCAACATCGCCGGCTCGATCGTCCGCTCCGGCATCATCCGCCGCAACGCGAAGGCACGTGTGCTTCGTGGCGGGAAGGTCGTGGGCGACAAGCTCACCGTTGACTCGCTCAAGCGCTTCAAGGATGACGCCACCGAAGTCCGCACCGACTTCGAATGCGGCATCGGCCTGGGTTCGTTCAACGACCTGCAGGTCGAGGACATCATCGAGACGTTCGAGATGCGCGAGAAGCCGCGCGCCTGA
- the rbfA gene encoding 30S ribosome-binding factor RbfA, translated as MADSARAAKLAQRIKVVVAEGLRSRVKDPRVEGITVTDARVTNDLQHATVYYTVLGDETAQSDAKTGLERAKGVLRAEVGRNITVRLTPTLEFVADEIPVNASNLEALLRVAKERDAKLAELSANAEFAGDADPYKKDEEDQDA; from the coding sequence ATGGCTGATTCAGCCCGCGCTGCCAAACTGGCCCAGCGCATCAAGGTCGTCGTGGCCGAAGGCCTCCGCAGCCGGGTCAAGGACCCGCGCGTCGAAGGCATCACCGTCACCGACGCCCGCGTCACCAACGACCTCCAGCACGCCACCGTCTACTACACGGTCCTTGGCGACGAGACGGCCCAGTCCGACGCCAAGACGGGTCTGGAGCGCGCCAAGGGCGTGCTCCGCGCCGAGGTGGGGAGGAACATCACCGTCCGCCTGACGCCCACCCTTGAGTTCGTGGCGGATGAAATCCCCGTCAACGCCTCCAACCTGGAAGCCCTGCTCCGCGTGGCCAAGGAACGCGACGCCAAGCTGGCCGAACTCTCCGCCAACGCCGAGTTCGCCGGGGACGCGGACCCGTACAAGAAGGACGAAGAGGACCAGGACGCATAG
- a CDS encoding ScyD/ScyE family protein — protein MRKSFAAIAAACTVALALTAAPAQAHPGNPPSTGTTHHTQSFKHFQPFWHTHPAKPGKHQLPKEAVTVASGLAGPMKAAFGAKGGYLVAEGFSAQLTAVSAKGAKTVLVSEAGQEIGGVSYAHGTTYYFNNDTDPEAEEGSVLLPSRLMSMDSRGKMRQMADLSEFEGAHNPDGRTVYGVRDVSAACLAQAPALRHTGEVFSHPYSSAPGNGGVYVGDAGANNITFVSTSGKVRLVKQLPPEPVKIDAAVAASVAEMGIDIPACMMGHTYFAEPVPTAVSLSGGWLYYTVLPGVPGMDLAAGKAYRMNLHSGKTQLLASGLSGPTGIAVDGQNRVYVAELFGPGVSVIKNGKATVVLPAMMASDVAISGNTLLAATAALAETGGNLVTLRLR, from the coding sequence ATGAGGAAAAGTTTCGCGGCCATTGCGGCCGCCTGCACCGTTGCACTGGCCCTGACGGCCGCGCCGGCACAAGCCCATCCGGGCAATCCGCCGTCCACCGGGACCACCCACCACACCCAGTCGTTCAAGCACTTCCAGCCTTTCTGGCACACCCATCCGGCCAAGCCCGGCAAGCACCAGCTGCCCAAGGAAGCCGTCACCGTGGCCTCCGGACTTGCCGGGCCGATGAAGGCCGCCTTTGGGGCCAAGGGCGGATATCTGGTGGCAGAGGGGTTCAGCGCCCAGCTTACGGCCGTTTCGGCCAAGGGAGCCAAGACCGTACTGGTCAGCGAGGCCGGGCAGGAAATCGGCGGGGTGTCGTACGCCCATGGCACCACCTACTACTTTAACAACGACACGGACCCCGAGGCTGAGGAAGGCTCGGTGCTGCTCCCGTCCCGCCTCATGAGCATGGACAGCCGCGGGAAGATGCGGCAAATGGCCGATCTGTCCGAGTTCGAGGGAGCACACAACCCCGACGGCAGGACCGTCTACGGCGTCCGTGACGTTTCGGCGGCGTGCCTGGCCCAGGCTCCCGCGCTCCGGCACACCGGCGAGGTGTTCTCACACCCGTACTCTTCGGCTCCGGGCAATGGCGGCGTGTATGTCGGTGACGCAGGTGCCAACAACATCACGTTCGTCTCCACCAGCGGAAAGGTGCGGCTCGTCAAGCAGCTTCCACCCGAGCCGGTCAAGATCGACGCGGCGGTTGCGGCCTCCGTGGCAGAAATGGGCATCGACATTCCCGCCTGCATGATGGGGCACACCTACTTTGCCGAACCGGTACCCACCGCCGTCTCCCTCAGCGGCGGCTGGCTCTACTACACTGTTCTGCCGGGCGTGCCCGGGATGGATCTCGCGGCCGGCAAGGCCTACCGGATGAACTTGCACAGCGGAAAGACCCAGCTGCTGGCCTCCGGACTGTCCGGGCCCACCGGGATCGCCGTTGACGGGCAAAACCGCGTGTACGTGGCCGAGCTGTTCGGCCCGGGCGTCAGCGTCATCAAGAACGGCAAGGCCACCGTGGTGCTGCCGGCCATGATGGCGTCCGACGTCGCCATCAGCGGCAACACACTCCTGGCAGCCACTGCGGCGCTGGCTGAGACCGGCGGAAACCTGGTGACCCTGCGGTTGCGCTAG
- the truB gene encoding tRNA pseudouridine(55) synthase TruB — protein MLSGLVIVDKPQGWTSHDVVGRMRRLAGTRKVGHAGTLDPMATGVLVVGVNKATRLLTYIVGTTKTYDATIRLGVSTVTDDAEGEPTHTATTAAVTDAAIRAGIATLTGPISQVPSSVSAIKVNGERAYARVRSGEDVQLAARPVTIHSFDIHAIRRGEHENGPQAGYIDVDATVECSSGTYIRALARDLGAGLAVGGHLTALRRTSVGPYSIAQARTLEQLAEKLDILDIADAARALMPVRELTAEEAAELSFGRRIPASPDGLHTAANPAAAFAPDGTLTALLADVGRHAKPVLVFPPDPGPGLSGPKEAAQ, from the coding sequence GTGCTTTCTGGACTGGTAATCGTTGACAAACCGCAGGGATGGACCAGCCATGACGTGGTTGGCCGGATGCGAAGGCTTGCGGGGACCCGGAAAGTGGGCCACGCCGGCACGCTGGACCCCATGGCCACGGGCGTCCTGGTGGTGGGCGTCAACAAGGCCACCCGGCTGCTGACCTACATCGTCGGCACCACCAAGACGTACGACGCCACGATCCGGCTCGGCGTCTCCACCGTCACGGACGACGCCGAGGGCGAGCCCACCCACACGGCGACGACGGCGGCGGTCACCGACGCCGCCATCCGCGCCGGCATCGCGACGCTGACCGGGCCCATCAGCCAGGTGCCCAGCAGCGTCAGCGCCATCAAGGTCAACGGTGAACGGGCCTACGCCCGCGTGCGGTCAGGGGAGGACGTGCAGCTGGCGGCGCGCCCCGTGACCATCCATTCCTTCGACATACATGCCATCCGCCGCGGAGAGCATGAAAACGGCCCCCAGGCCGGATACATCGACGTGGACGCCACGGTCGAGTGCTCCTCCGGCACCTATATCCGCGCCCTGGCCCGCGACCTCGGCGCCGGGCTGGCCGTGGGCGGCCACCTGACGGCGCTGCGGCGCACCAGCGTGGGCCCGTACTCCATCGCCCAGGCCCGCACGCTGGAACAGCTGGCCGAAAAGCTGGACATCCTCGACATCGCCGACGCCGCCCGCGCGCTCATGCCCGTGCGCGAACTGACGGCGGAAGAGGCCGCGGAGCTCTCCTTCGGCCGCCGCATCCCCGCCAGCCCGGACGGCCTGCACACGGCCGCCAATCCTGCCGCCGCGTTCGCCCCCGACGGCACGCTCACGGCACTGCTGGCCGACGTTGGCAGGCACGCCAAACCCGTCCTGGTCTTCCCCCCGGACCCCGGACCCGGGCTGTCCGGGCCGAAGGAGGCCGCGCAGTGA